The Thermodesulfovibrio sp. 3462-1 genome contains the following window.
AGGAAGAAGTTTTTCAGACAGAGTTGTAAAACCTCTGATATCAGAGAATAATACAGTAACTTCTCTTCTTTCTCCACCAAGTTTTGCCATTGATGGGTTTTTAATAAGTTCATTAACTACTTTTTCTGTAACATAGCTGGAAAATATTTTCTTTATTCGCCTCGCTTCTTTTTCAGAATATGCATACCTTAATGTGATTGTTGTCAGAAAATGAATTAATAAACCTCCTGAAACATAAATAACAGAAAGCCATGTACCCTTTGTAAATAAATAGAAAGATGAGATAAAAACTCCGCTCATTAAAATCAGCAAAACAATTAAACAATATCCTGCTTTCAATCTCTGATAAAGAAATATTGCTAAAAATACTGAAACTAAAATCAATAAAATAACAATATAGTTAGAAACTGGAAGGATGCTTTTTCCTTCTATAAGTGAAGCAATTACATTTGCATGTTTTTCCACACCTGGCAAAGCTGAACTCATTGGAGTTACTCTTAAATCATAAATACCAACAGCAGTAGCACCAATAAGGATAATTTTGTCTTCCAGCTCCTCTTTTTTAACTCTGTTTTCAACTATATCAGCAATTGAAATATATTTGAAAGTTCCATTATCTCCGTAGTATGGAATTAAAATTTTCCCCCAGGGGTCAGTGGGAATGTATCTTCTGCCAAGATAAACTCCTTTTGTCGCATCAATCAATTGCTTTTCCGGAGGAATTCCGAGATACATTGCTGCTGTTTTAAGAGAAAGTCCTGGTATCATATATCCGTAGTAGTTAATAAACAAAACTTCCCATCTTATTGTTCCGTCAGAATCAGGAAACATGTTTATATGTCCAAATCCTGCTGCGCTCCGAGAAAGGATACTTTCAGGAACAAGAACGCTTTTTGATGAAACAGGTTGATATTTGTTAAATCTTTCAGGATTTAAAATATAAAAAGCTGACTCGGTTATTTCAACTTCTTTCGGTGCTTCTTCCGCTTCAAAAAAGAAAACAACAGGTAAAATAACATTACCTGCTCTGGATATACTTTCAGCCAATAAACGATCATTTTTTTCAGACTCGCTAAAAATAATATCCACAGCAATAACAGCAACTCCATATTCTGAAAGCTTATCTATAAGTCTTGCTATCTTGTCTCTGCTCCATGGCCATCTGCCAAGTTTTTCAAGAGAAGCTTCATCAATTGCTGCAATAACTATGTTCTCAGGAGGTTTTTCTCTACCACGAACATGGAAAAATAAATCATATATTTTCATATCAATGATTTCAAGTGGTCGGGGTTTTATATAAAAAAGACACAAGAAAACAACAGCAATAAATAAGGCGGCTATGAGTTCTTTATTTTTAACCATCATTAAAACTTTATTATTTCTACTCCCTGAAGAATCTTTATTCTGTAGTCAGGAAACTTCTTTAGTTCTTTCTCAATCTGTTTTCTGTAAAAAGGCTTTATATGGGTTATAAAAATTTTTTCGGGTTTGTACTTGAAAAATTTTAAATCTTCAAAAAGAAGCTCTGCAGTCAAATGTCCTGTTTTTATTGCAAGTTCTTTCATTTTATCCGGGAGAGAAACTTCAATTATTAATGCATTTAATTTCTTGTCTAAAAGCTTTTTCCAGGAATTCTTCAGAGGTCCTGTATCTCCCGTATAAAAGAAAGCTTGACCATCTTTTTCGACGAGATAGCCAACTGATGGCACTGTGTGATTCATTCTGTAAGCTGTTATTTTATATCCATCTATTAAAATTGGGTTTTCTTCTTGGATCATCTCAAGTTTTAAAATTGAGTTCTGAACATCTGGAATAACTGTAAAATCTGGCCATAGTCTGTGATTGAGCAAATGTTTTTTTATATCCTCAAGAACTTCCTTTATGGAATAAATTTTTATACTTTTCCCTTTACCGCTCACAATCAGATTATCAGCCAGAAATGGGATATCTCTTATATGGTCAAGATGAGCATGAGTTATAAATATATGCTCTATTTTCTGTTGATTTCTAAAGCTTAAAGAGCCTGTAATACCTCCTGCATCAAAAAGTATTTTATTGTTTAAAAGAAAAGATGAAAGATGATATCCTGGAAGATCAGAGCCAGAAGCACCAAGAACTTTTATTCTCAAAGCTCACCTCATTTTATTTAATGCTTTCAGAAAGGCTTCAACCACCTCAGAATCAAATTGAGTTCCAGCATTATTTTTCAATTCTTGTATTGCTGCCTCAATGCTCATCCCTTTTCTGTAGGGTCTATCTGTTGTCATTGCATCAAAAGTATCAGCCACTGCAATAATTCTTGCAATTAAAGGAATCTCTTGCGCTTTTAGTCTTTCAGGATATCCTGAGCCATCAAATTTTTCATGATGATATTTTACTCCAGGAATAATGTCTTTAAGCTGTCTTACATGTTGAAGAATTTCTGCTCCATAAATTGCATGATTTTGTATTATTTTATACTCTTCATCTGTTAATCTTTCGGTTTTAAGTAAAATTGAATCTCTTATACCAATCTTGCCTATATCATGTAGTATTGCTGCGAGCTTGAGTTTTTCAATTTCTTCTTTACCAAGCCCCATCTCAATCGCTATCGCAACAGAATAATCCATAACCCTTTTTGTATGACCTGCTGTATAGGGATCTCTTTTTTCAATGGTATCTGCAAGGGCAAAAACAATTTCATAAAAAGTTTGTTTAAGTTCGTCATAGAGTCTTGCATTTTCTATTGCCACTGCAACCTGACTGCTTAATGCCTTGAGTAACTCTAAATCATATTCATTAAAAAAACCGTTCTTTTTATTTATTGCCTGAATCACTCCAAGAAGCTTTTCTTTAATCATTACTGGTAAACAAATCATGGTTTTTGTTGTAAAACCTGATTTTTCATCTCCTCCTCTGAAAAATCTTGGATCGTTCTGAACATCATTTATTATAACTGCCTGTTTTTTCTGGGCAACCCATCCAGCAATACCCTGTCCCAATTTAAGTCTTATTGTTTTTACTTTATGAGCTTTTTCTCCAAGAGCAACATCAAAATAAAGCTCTTCTGATTCCTTATCAAAAAGCAGAAGACTTGCAGCCTCGCAATTGACAAGAGCTATTATTGCTTTGCAGGCTCTCTTTCTTATTTCTTCAATTTCAAGAGATGAATTAATTATTGCTGAAAACTCAAGAAGTGCCCTAAAATGCTCTGAAAAAATTTCTTTTTCCATTAATCCTTATATTTTTCTTTTATTTCAATTATTTTTTCAATATTTTCAAAGAAAACATCAACAATCCTGGGATCAAAAGCTTTTCCTTTCATGGCTTCCATATAACTGACTGTCTTATCAATGCTCCATGATTCTCTGTCATCTTTATCTGTTGTAAGGGTATCAAAGTTGTCAACCACACTTACAATTCTTGCCCATAAAGATATTTCATTTTCTTTTTTACCAAATGGATAACCCTTTCCATCCCATCTTTCATGGTGTTCCAGAGCTATTATGGCTGCCATCTGTAGAAGTTCACTTTCTTCATCGTAAAGAAGCTCATATCCAATTATTGGATGTTTTTTCATTATTTCCCACTCATCAGGTTCCAGTCTGCCGGATTTTTGAAGAATTTTATCTGGAATCCCGATTTTTCCGATGTCATGCATTGTTGAAGCTAACATTAATAATTCACATTTTTCTTCATCTATTCCGAGTTTTTCTGCAATTAAACTTGAAATTAACCCAACCCTTAATAAATGACTCAGGCTTTCAGGGTCTTTGTATTCTGCTGCTTTTGAAAGTTTTATAAGAGCTTTTTTATTTATTTCCTTTATTTTTTCATAAAGCATCCTCATTTCAATGGCTGCTCCAGCAAACTCTGCAATAAGTTTCATTAGCTTAATGTCTGAGCTGTTGAATTTACCAGATTTGTTTATCGCCTGATACACACCAATTACCTTGCCTTTTGAATTAATAACTGGAACAGCGAGAATATTTCTTGTTCTGTATCCCGATATTTTATCAACTTCTGGATTAAAAAATTTGCTTTTGTAAGCATCCTCAGTAACATATGTTTTTCCTGTTTTTACAACATGCCCTGCAATCCCAGAAGTCAATGGGATTCTAATTTCCTTTACTCCATGGGCAAATATTGTATAAAGCTCCTTTTTTGGTTCATCTATGATAAAGAGACTACAACGGTCAACCTCAATTATCTCCTTTGCAAGATTAGAAAGAATCTCAATAAGATTATTAAGGTTTTTCTCTCTTGTTATCTTTGGAGCAGCTTTAAGCAATATCTCAAGCTTGTCCATCAGTCCTCCACAGTAACTCTTAAAACTTCTTCTATGCTTGTTATTCCTGCCATTACTTTTCTTATTCCCGACTGCCTTAAAGTAAGCATACCAAGTTTTATAGCTTCTTTCTTGATCTCACTTGCAGAAGCACCTGTAAGAATCAATTCTCTAATTTCCTCTTTTATAGGCATCACTTCATAAACTGCAATTCTTCCACGATAACCTGTTTGATTGCACTCATGACATCCTTTTGCTTCATAAATTTTTAATCCATCAAGCCTGTCCTCAGGAAATCCGAATTTTATTAAAGAATCTTTTGAATACTTTTGTTCTCTTTTACAGTTTTCACATAGTTTTCTTATAAGTCTCTGGGCTACAATCAGAATTACGGAAGAGGAAATTAAAAAAGGCTCTATCCCCATGTTTACTAATCTTGTAATGGTGCTTGGTGCATCATTTGTATGAAGTGTGCTTAAAACAAGATGCCCTGTGAGTGCTGCTTTTACAGCAATCTCAGCAGTTTCAAAGTCTCTTATCTCACCAACCATGATTATATCAGGATCCTGTCTTAAAAAGGACCTCAATACCTGAGCAAAGGTTTTTCCTATTTCTTCCTGAACCTGAACCTGTGTAATTCTCGGAAGGGTGTATTCAACAGGATCCTCAACAGTCATAATATTTACCTCTGGTCTGTTAAGTTTCATTAAAGCTGAATACAATGTGGTTGTTTTACCAGAACCAGTAGGACCTGTCACAAGTATCATCCCATATGGTTTACTTAAAGCTTCAAGGAAAAATTCAAGAGATTCTTCTTCAAAACCAAGACGCGTAAGATCAAGCTGAAGAGAGCCTTTTTCAAGGATTCTTAATACAATTTTCTCGCCAAACATTGATGGAAGAGTTGAGACTCTAAAATCAACTTCTTTTTTACCCACTTTCATCTTCATTCTTCCGTCCTGGGGAAGCCTTTTTTCTGATATATCAAGATTTGATAGGATCTTTATTCTTGAAGTCAGATTTCCTTTTAATTGTGCTGGCAAAGTTAAAACATCATGAAGGACTCCGTCTATTCTGTATCTTACATATACACTGTCTTCAAAGGGCTCTATGTGAATATCGCTTGCTCTTTTTGAAAGAGCATTCAACATTATCTGATTGACAACTCTAACTAAAGGACCCTCTGCTTCTGGTCGAATTTCCTCTTGTGGCTCTGCTGAAGAGGGTTCCTTAGAGACTATTTCAACAAGTTCGTGAATATTCTGGGAAGCATAAATTTCATCCTGTTCTCCAAAAAATTGATTTATCAGAGTTTTAAAATCTGAATCCTTTCCTATGTAAAAAATTATTTTAAAACCACTTAAAAAGAATTTAAGCTGTTCCAGAGCTATTTCATTAGCTGGATCAGTTGTAAGAACCTTTACTATGTTACCTTCTCTATAAATTGGCAATATCTTATACTTTCTTATTACATCCTCTGGAAGAAGCTTAATTACTGAATGGTCAATTTTGTGAGAATCCATTTTAAATACAGGGAATCCATAAAGCTCACTCATAGCCTGCACAAGCTCATCTTCTGTTATATAACCTAACTTTACCAGTGCGGCACCAATCTTTATACCTTCAATTTTCTGAAGTGCTTGAGCATCAATTAGTTGTTTC
Protein-coding sequences here:
- a CDS encoding HD domain-containing phosphohydrolase, whose product is MDKLEILLKAAPKITREKNLNNLIEILSNLAKEIIEVDRCSLFIIDEPKKELYTIFAHGVKEIRIPLTSGIAGHVVKTGKTYVTEDAYKSKFFNPEVDKISGYRTRNILAVPVINSKGKVIGVYQAINKSGKFNSSDIKLMKLIAEFAGAAIEMRMLYEKIKEINKKALIKLSKAAEYKDPESLSHLLRVGLISSLIAEKLGIDEEKCELLMLASTMHDIGKIGIPDKILQKSGRLEPDEWEIMKKHPIIGYELLYDEESELLQMAAIIALEHHERWDGKGYPFGKKENEISLWARIVSVVDNFDTLTTDKDDRESWSIDKTVSYMEAMKGKAFDPRIVDVFFENIEKIIEIKEKYKD
- a CDS encoding adenylate/guanylate cyclase domain-containing protein — translated: MMVKNKELIAALFIAVVFLCLFYIKPRPLEIIDMKIYDLFFHVRGREKPPENIVIAAIDEASLEKLGRWPWSRDKIARLIDKLSEYGVAVIAVDIIFSESEKNDRLLAESISRAGNVILPVVFFFEAEEAPKEVEITESAFYILNPERFNKYQPVSSKSVLVPESILSRSAAGFGHINMFPDSDGTIRWEVLFINYYGYMIPGLSLKTAAMYLGIPPEKQLIDATKGVYLGRRYIPTDPWGKILIPYYGDNGTFKYISIADIVENRVKKEELEDKIILIGATAVGIYDLRVTPMSSALPGVEKHANVIASLIEGKSILPVSNYIVILLILVSVFLAIFLYQRLKAGYCLIVLLILMSGVFISSFYLFTKGTWLSVIYVSGGLLIHFLTTITLRYAYSEKEARRIKKIFSSYVTEKVVNELIKNPSMAKLGGERREVTVLFSDIRGFTTLSEKLLPERVVELLNEYFAQMAEIIFKWEGTLDKFIGDAIMVFWNAPLPQNDHEQRALNCAIEMIKRLRALCKKWDEEGKPQLKIGIGINTGEALVGNIGAEGKKMDYTIIGDSVNLASRLEGLNKEFNSEIIISEFTFKKLQEKIETGFFGAIDVEELGEISVKGKEQPVKIFKISVK
- a CDS encoding 3',5'-cyclic-nucleotide phosphodiesterase is translated as MRIKVLGASGSDLPGYHLSSFLLNNKILFDAGGITGSLSFRNQQKIEHIFITHAHLDHIRDIPFLADNLIVSGKGKSIKIYSIKEVLEDIKKHLLNHRLWPDFTVIPDVQNSILKLEMIQEENPILIDGYKITAYRMNHTVPSVGYLVEKDGQAFFYTGDTGPLKNSWKKLLDKKLNALIIEVSLPDKMKELAIKTGHLTAELLFEDLKFFKYKPEKIFITHIKPFYRKQIEKELKKFPDYRIKILQGVEIIKF
- a CDS encoding HD domain-containing phosphohydrolase; the protein is MEKEIFSEHFRALLEFSAIINSSLEIEEIRKRACKAIIALVNCEAASLLLFDKESEELYFDVALGEKAHKVKTIRLKLGQGIAGWVAQKKQAVIINDVQNDPRFFRGGDEKSGFTTKTMICLPVMIKEKLLGVIQAINKKNGFFNEYDLELLKALSSQVAVAIENARLYDELKQTFYEIVFALADTIEKRDPYTAGHTKRVMDYSVAIAIEMGLGKEEIEKLKLAAILHDIGKIGIRDSILLKTERLTDEEYKIIQNHAIYGAEILQHVRQLKDIIPGVKYHHEKFDGSGYPERLKAQEIPLIARIIAVADTFDAMTTDRPYRKGMSIEAAIQELKNNAGTQFDSEVVEAFLKALNKMR
- the pilB gene encoding type IV-A pilus assembly ATPase PilB — encoded protein: MTTKPFTEKMPLGAFLLKKGKISEKQLIDAQALQKIEGIKIGAALVKLGYITEDELVQAMSELYGFPVFKMDSHKIDHSVIKLLPEDVIRKYKILPIYREGNIVKVLTTDPANEIALEQLKFFLSGFKIIFYIGKDSDFKTLINQFFGEQDEIYASQNIHELVEIVSKEPSSAEPQEEIRPEAEGPLVRVVNQIMLNALSKRASDIHIEPFEDSVYVRYRIDGVLHDVLTLPAQLKGNLTSRIKILSNLDISEKRLPQDGRMKMKVGKKEVDFRVSTLPSMFGEKIVLRILEKGSLQLDLTRLGFEEESLEFFLEALSKPYGMILVTGPTGSGKTTTLYSALMKLNRPEVNIMTVEDPVEYTLPRITQVQVQEEIGKTFAQVLRSFLRQDPDIIMVGEIRDFETAEIAVKAALTGHLVLSTLHTNDAPSTITRLVNMGIEPFLISSSVILIVAQRLIRKLCENCKREQKYSKDSLIKFGFPEDRLDGLKIYEAKGCHECNQTGYRGRIAVYEVMPIKEEIRELILTGASASEIKKEAIKLGMLTLRQSGIRKVMAGITSIEEVLRVTVED